One genomic window of Candidatus Wallbacteria bacterium includes the following:
- the cas6 gene encoding CRISPR-associated endoribonuclease Cas6 → MRIKLTLSTLIPASIPINYNYFITAMIYRFLAASSQEFSAFLHDYGYRLSGSRKGFKLFTYSMLRGHHTITGALISFTGPVTLLLSSPVMPFVQHLVNGLFSRGANLEIGPSTGRGRFRIESVETLENPKFTRKMKFVCLSPATVSVSGDNGLPHYLRPWEEGFSDAIKHNLMRKYELVHGKKLRDSAFEVRIDNDYMNRHAGKVMKTIAFKKAKIAGYFAPFTVTGSPKLLELGYEAGFGEKGSMGFGMVEAVR, encoded by the coding sequence ATGAGAATAAAGTTAACTTTATCGACTTTGATTCCAGCATCCATCCCCATTAATTATAATTACTTCATCACTGCCATGATTTACAGGTTCCTGGCCGCATCCTCGCAGGAATTTTCCGCTTTTTTGCATGATTACGGCTACAGGTTGTCCGGTAGCCGGAAGGGATTCAAGCTTTTCACCTATTCCATGCTCCGTGGGCACCACACGATTACAGGCGCTCTGATTTCTTTTACAGGTCCGGTCACGCTCCTGCTGTCTTCGCCGGTGATGCCATTCGTCCAGCATCTGGTAAACGGCCTGTTCAGCAGAGGCGCAAACCTGGAAATCGGACCTTCGACCGGCAGGGGGCGATTCAGGATCGAGTCTGTGGAAACGCTTGAAAACCCGAAATTCACCCGGAAAATGAAGTTCGTCTGTTTATCCCCCGCTACTGTTAGCGTCAGTGGAGACAATGGCCTTCCCCATTACCTGCGGCCCTGGGAAGAAGGATTTTCAGACGCCATCAAGCATAATCTGATGCGGAAATACGAGCTCGTGCACGGAAAAAAGCTGAGGGACAGCGCATTTGAAGTCAGAATCGACAATGACTATATGAATCGACATGCCGGAAAAGTCATGAAGACCATTGCCTTCAAAAAAGCTAAAATCGCAGGCTATTTCGCTCCATTTACAGTCACTGGAAGTCCGAAGCTGCTGGAACTCGGCTATGAAGCCGGCTTCGGCGAAAAGGGCAGCATGGGTTTCGGAATGGTGGAGGCAGTTCGATGA